ctcactgcagcctctgcctcccaggttcaagtgattatcctgcctcagcctcctgagtagctgggactacaggtgcccgccaccaatcccagctaattttgtatttttagtagagacagcatttcaccatgttggccaggcttgtctcgaactcctggcctcaagtgatctacctgtctcaggttcccaaattgctggggattacaggcgtgagccacagtgcccagccctgaGATTGCTCCCTTATTCAGCAATTCTGGAGCCTTTTTTCCAGCATTATACAGATGTAGATTATGTCAGTTCATTCACAAatctgagaaaaggaaaagaatgtgcaggTTTTGACCCAAAAGCTTGAGGAGAGAGATAGGAGTTACACAGTGGTCTCAGATTGAGGGACTGGGGACAAATCTAGGGAAGTCTTGAGGAGGTGGGAGTTCAGTCTGTTCAGAACGAGAAGAGACAATATCTAGGGAGAGAAGGAACTGAGAGAAATTTGTACAGATAAGGAAGGAACCAATGTTCATTTATAACTTGTTGAATCCATGATCTCAtggattctttcttctttgcAGTTCTGCTTTTCCAGAATCCTGCCCTTTCCAAAAGGAAGATGGTATGATTAAGTTCCAGGTAAGTTAAGGGgttctttctctttaaatatacTGTTCATTCTGAGGAACCAGACACTTCTGCTTTCTGAAAGGAGGTCAGCATTTTTTGAATGACTACTATGTATTAGGTACTTCATCTTGCTCATAATGACTTTGTGAGGCAGATGGTTTGACTCCCTTTATAGAAGTGAAGAAAcaaactcacagatttcaagatGTCTACTTTGGTGCTACTCTAAGTGTGGTTCATGTAGCAGTACCAGTCCATGAACTACTTATCACTGCCCCATGAGGGAAAAAGAATCAAGAGTAAGTTCAGAAACTTTTATAGCAATTTGGTGTTGCCGCAGCATCCGAGTGCATGGGCAGCATATACATTGACTATACTCTAAATGTCACTGGTCTCGTTCGATAAGTAACAAGATTTGAATGGGTATCTATTGGTCAGAGTTCAACCAGCAAGGCAGAACCAGTAAGACATATATATTAAGAGATTTATCTTAAGGAATTGACTTatatgattatggaggctaactaggcaagtccaaaatccacatGGCAGTCCCTCAGGAAGGATGGCCAGAACTCTTAGACACAGACTGAAGCCGCTGTCTATGGGTGGAATTTCTCCACCTCTCAGGGAAGCCTCAGCTCTGCTCATAAGACCTTTCAGTTTTTTGAGTCAGACATACTCAGATTAGTTAGAATAATCTCCCTTAAAGTAAACTGATTATGgactttaatcacatctacaaattaTCTTCATAGCAatacctagattagtgtttgattcAATAACTGAGGACTGTAGCTTAGCCAAGTTGTCACATTAAAAACACCATGACAGTGTGGAGGAAGGATTTTCTTTTAATCATGAACAAAATTAATTATGAAAgtacacaaaaaaacaaatggtaTTATGAATCTCCACTTGCAGTACCCATCATGCAGTTTCAATGGTTAACTTTTTGCCAAAGAGATTTGCttaatctctttttcatttttttctttcccagagtATTTTTAAGAGGCATGTTATTTTACACTGTATTGGTTTTTCTCTGAGCACATCACTTTTTATAGTACTATATTTTATATGCAACTAAAATGAATGAGCTCACACTTTTATCCTTCTGCCTGGAAACCATCTTGCCCAAGTCCAAGATTCATTAGGTAAATTTTCTATCTTCTAAATTACAGCAACAGTTTACCAAATGTTCACCACTACATCCAGGTCACCATTTTTCCAACCTCCTATAACAGTGTCCTCAATGGTTACGGCCTGGACCTAAAGCCGATGCCATGAATATTTGGTAGCACTCTGCTGGTTTTGGTTAGCTTGGGTGTGCCCTCATAGTGAAGACAGAGGAACAAGACAGCAAGTGAACGCGTGAGATCTGTCAAGGCCCAGGTTAGAACTGGCACATTCTCACTTCTGCTTCATTTTGATAGCCAGAGTAAGTTACATTGCCAAGTAAAAACTAAAGGGGTAAGAAAACACACTCTGGTCCTTTAGTGGGATTAGTGAGTATAGAAGAGGATATTTCTAAACAGCAATCTAATTTACCACATTCTCTATGTATTTCAGTATATATTTCCTAAAATATTGACTAATGAGATAATCAATAATTATTTGGTATTATCTAATACCCAGACAATAACCAAATTTCCCTGattatctcaaaaattttttaaccCTTGGTTTGTTCAAATGGGATCTTACCAAGGTCTATACTATCATATAGTTGGCTGTTGTGTCTCATAATCTCTTTTAATCTAGAGAAATTTGCCCCTCTACTTTATTCTCTCCTGCTATTGACTTGTTGTAGAAACCAAGTTTGGTGTCCTGTGTTCTTTCCTATGTTTGGAATGCatttgtttgcttccttttcttatCTTTCAATGTGTTATCTATCCACAGTATTTCTTGTAAGTGGAAGCACCAGATGCTTGAATAGATTCAGGTTCAAGGTTTTACAAGAATACTTCATAGATGGTTATACAAGAATACTTAAGACAGGAAAAGATTTATAGatttttgcaagtgtttattcgttGATAAATTTGGTTTCTTAATATTTTGGGGCTCTCCTTGTATCTGCATCCTATGACAATAGCTGCCTAGGCTTCCTACAAGGCATCCATCCAGCTACAAGGGTGGTGGAGAAATGAGTGTTTTGTTTTCCCAGGCTCTATAGTTGaggcagagaagggagaatggggcGTAGGCTGGGTGAACCTCTATCCCTAACCCCTTCTCCCTACATTTGAACACCCCAAGTAGACTTCAGGGtatctgtgtttcctgaatgATTAACTCAAATTCGATTTTATTGCCTCCCACAGAAGAAGGTATACAGTAGTGTTACTGAGAGAGTGATGCTATTAGGACAGCCGTGCTGACTCCCCTAGATTTTGATTTTAATCATTGTCAGATTTGGGTAATTGGACAATTGTTAGGAAAATATTCTTTGTGACGTCCTTTGTAACCGCTTACAACTTTCGTTTGAAAGCTCTGCATTATTTATAGATGCGGAGTCTATTGAGAGAACATATCTGTAAATACTTAACTCTGAGCTGTGTGATATATGCAGCAATAGAAATATTTTACGTAAAAATTGGTTTCTTGATTAGGAGATGGTTATTAATATCAGATTATTCCccacatccttttattttgagaaatttcaatttatcaggaaaatgaaagaatagcATAATGTGTAATATTCACCTAGATTCACCAATTGTTGACAATCACCCACAAACATATGCATAATATACGTATATGCACACATATCTATATTGTATTTTGATGACCCAGTTAGGGATAAATTTCAGGCATTATTATAATTCATCCCTAAATATTTCAGCTTGTATCTCCTAAGAGTAAGAGCATTTTCCTACATTTCCACATTACTGCTAACATACTCAAGAAATTTCACATTGATACCACTATTTTTTAATACCGAGTTGATATCCAAGTGTTCTTAATTATCCTAAAAATCTCCCTTTTCTCTATTGTGTTTTTTGAATCTAGGAGCCAGGCTTTTATTTACCCTGTCTTCTTAGTTCCTTTTAACAtgataaaaatagattaatttgccatgaaaaagtgaaaataccAAATCTTGGTGTGTGATGAGAAATGAAATCATGGAACAGTACTAGACTTGTGTATCGGCACAACACCTTAGTATAGATTTATCTGTGCCTATTTCCTGGgctgtattttataatttgattaaTATTGTCCTTTGGGAATCCCTGGTCCAATAGGATTAATGTCCTTGTGAGAGAGCCTCAACAGAGcttgctctcattctctctctgccatgtaaggacacagtgagaggacagctgtctacaagccaagagAAGAAACCTGAATGAAACCTATCTTGGTGGtacttgatcttagactttccaaactccagaacagtaagaagttagtttattttgtttaaccTAATCagactgtggtattttattaaggcagcccaaacagactaagaccagTCATTTGCGTGGATGATTGACGTGGCATGTGGTTGATGTTTTAGGAAAGGGTGACATTCAAGGACATGGCTGTTGTCTTCACCAAGGAAGAGCTTGCTCTATTGGATAAAACCCAGATAAACCTGTACCAAGGTGCGATGCTGGAAAACTTCAGGAACCTCATCTCAGTGGGTGAGTAACTGAGCATCAGACCACTGGACCTGTGTCCTGAAATCGTCATTTCATACCAGATAGAAAACTCCAGTTAGATCACAAAGAGAAACTTTGACCACTGGAAAGAAAACTCCTAAGAGATGCATGTGCAGGTTAGAACCCTGCAGTTAATGAGTTTTTACAGATCAGTGTGAGGATCTGGCCCCTTGTGATGGATTTGTGAGGGAGCTCTCCCCAAATCTCATACCCCTGGCCTGTGGGCATTCAAAGCAGTGAGTAATCACTCCCTCCCCTAATCACACATGtaggctctcattctttcctcgTATTTCTCAGAATGAGACTTATAAAATTCACACATCACCAAGAGCCTTGATCTATGGGTTGCTTCTGCAGAAAAATCAATGTTTATCCAATGTTTTGGATAAACCAGTGTTAAAGGAACCAAGAGAGAACTTTGGTTTGGTTGGCAGTTACAATAGCCAACACTTACTTGTACGTAGTAAGTGTAATCTAAGTGTTGGCTTATTTGATTACTTTTTGATAAATATCTAAcctcattttcatttctcagagGTTCATATACAGTTATGTGTTACCTAAGTTTAGTTTATGAGATA
This genomic window from Pongo pygmaeus isolate AG05252 chromosome 12, NHGRI_mPonPyg2-v2.0_pri, whole genome shotgun sequence contains:
- the LOC129026049 gene encoding zinc finger protein 227-like isoform X5, which gives rise to MLGSAFPESCPFQKEDGMIKFQERVTFKDMAVVFTKEELALLDKTQINLYQGAMLENFRNLISVDGVSSVAQAEVQWRNLSSLQALPFCVNIESFVKKLFSCPEGKCMKFNRNAFG
- the LOC129026049 gene encoding zinc finger protein 806-like isoform X6; this translates as MLGSAFPESCPFQKEDGMIKFQERVTFKDMAVVFTKEELALLDKTQINLYQGAMLENFRNLISVETWSHSIAQAGLKLLGSSNPPTSASQSAGDYGYEPLYSV
- the LOC129026049 gene encoding zinc finger protein 227-like isoform X4, whose protein sequence is MLGSAFPESCPFQKEDGMIKFQERVTFKDMAVVFTKEELALLDKTQINLYQGAMLENFRNLISVGSTHREKAQQMVKSVGRALNSTPTFLSIRESTLERSATYPVINKNNMQLEDWDQWLCLH